From a region of the Solanum stenotomum isolate F172 chromosome 2, ASM1918654v1, whole genome shotgun sequence genome:
- the LOC125856666 gene encoding protein TONNEAU 1a-like isoform X1: MDDYTREMMDLKTLVTRTLEKKGVLAKIRAELRASVFEAIEDEDRVIEKDETLPPALLGSCNDQAKQLHNSPSGRLLTALICEYLDWAQLNHTLKVYLPECNLVIITHCVIVQPKESWKSELKEFSSKNGYDLNRNGDSAPLLLDVLEGFLKYENFSQAKGAGSLSNTEARNVRKPSSSSVAGGLPPLGRPGSAAQSSDRRAGSSISGYRKDEYNWRYENEELSQDVMLASSALENLQLDRKARNLTTSWRHRGDGISEDDGRIE, from the exons ATGGACGATTATACTAGAGAAATGATGGACCTCAAAACCCTCGTTACACGAACCCTAGAGAAGAAAGGCGTACTCGCTAAGATCCGA GCTGAACTTAGAGCAAGCGTTTTTGAGGCAATTGAAGACGAGGATAGGGTAATTGAGAAGGATGAAACCTTGCCTCCTGCGCTATTGGGTAGCTGCAATGATCAGGCAAAACAACTCCATAACTCACCTTcag GAAGGCTACTAACTGCACTTATATGTGAATATTTGGATTGGGCTCAATTAAACCACACACTTAAGGTGTATTTGCCAGAGTGTAACTTGGTAATCAT AACCCATTGTGTGATTGTGCAGCCAAAGGAGTCATGGAAATCTGAGCTAAAAGAATTCAGCAGCAAGAATGGATATGATCTTAACAGGAATGGTGACAGTGCTCCGTTGCTTTTGGATGTTCTTGAAGGATTCTTGAAATACGAG AACTTCTCTCAAGCAAAGGGTGCTGGATCTCTGTCCAACACTGAAGCTAGGAATGTTAGGAAGCCTTCTTCATCTTCAGTTGCCGGGGGGTTACCTCCGTTGGGAAG GCCAGGTTCTGCTGCGCAGTCATCTG ACAGAAGGGCAGGTTCATCTATATCCGGATATAGGAAAGATGAATACAACTGGAGATATGAAAATGAAGAGCTTTCGCAAGATGTAATGCTTGCCTCATCTGCCTTAGAAAACCTTCAATTGGACAGAAAAGCTCGGAACCTTACCACTTCATGGCG GCACAGAGGTGATGGCATTTCTGAGGATGATGG
- the LOC125855319 gene encoding 50S ribosomal protein L10, chloroplastic, with product MEAALFSLPSSSSHSYPFSLKSHFNNPFIIPHSNSHLKSKSRTLTIRSAISRAKKEETVETVKQQLEDCYLLAGISYKGLTVKQFQDLRAQLPETTKLLVAKNTLVLKAIEGTKWEALKPCMKGMNAWLFVHSEEIPAALKPYRTFLREKKLEENDFTGGVFEGKFYGPDEFKVLENLPTRAEIYSQLLGSLKGPASAVVGTIQAPARNLVMVLKAYVKKLEEEEGGSQ from the coding sequence ATGGAGGCTGCTCTCTTCAGCTTACCTTCCTCTTCCTCTCACTCTTACCCATTTTCCCTGAAATCCCACTTCAACAATCCCTTCATAATCCCCCATTCCAATTCTCACCTCAAATCCAAATCCAGAACTCTAACTATCCGTTCAGCCATTAGCAGAGCCAAGAAAGAAGAAACAGTCGAAACAGTGAAGCAGCAGCTTGAAGATTGTTATCTCTTAGCTGGAATCAGTTACAAGGGGTTAACAGTTAAGCAATTTCAAGATCTTAGGGCTCAACTCCCAGAAACAACAAAGCTTCTTGTTGCTAAGAACACATTGGTACTTAAAGCAATTGAAGGGACAAAATGGGAAGCATTGAAACCATGTATGAAAGGAATGAATGCTTGGTTATTTGTTCATAGTGAAGAAATCCCAGCTGCTTTGAAACCTTATAGGACTTTTCTAAGGGAGAAGAAATTGGAAGAGAATGATTTTACTGGTGGGGTTTTTGAAGGGAAATTTTATGGACCTGATGAGTTTAAGGTGCTTGAGAATTTGCCTACAAGAGCTGAGATTTATTCACAGCTTCTTGGGTCTTTGAAAGGACCGGCGTCAGCTGTTGTTGGGACTATTCAAGCTCCAGCAAGGAATTTGGTTATGGTGCTTAAGGCTTATGTAAAGAAATTGGAGGAGGAAGAAGGTGGAAGTCAATAA
- the LOC125856666 gene encoding protein TONNEAU 1a-like isoform X2, which produces MDDYTREMMDLKTLVTRTLEKKGVLAKIRAELRASVFEAIEDEDRVIEKDETLPPALLGSCNDQAKQLHNSPSGRLLTALICEYLDWAQLNHTLKVYLPECNLPKESWKSELKEFSSKNGYDLNRNGDSAPLLLDVLEGFLKYENFSQAKGAGSLSNTEARNVRKPSSSSVAGGLPPLGRPGSAAQSSDRRAGSSISGYRKDEYNWRYENEELSQDVMLASSALENLQLDRKARNLTTSWRHRGDGISEDDGRIE; this is translated from the exons ATGGACGATTATACTAGAGAAATGATGGACCTCAAAACCCTCGTTACACGAACCCTAGAGAAGAAAGGCGTACTCGCTAAGATCCGA GCTGAACTTAGAGCAAGCGTTTTTGAGGCAATTGAAGACGAGGATAGGGTAATTGAGAAGGATGAAACCTTGCCTCCTGCGCTATTGGGTAGCTGCAATGATCAGGCAAAACAACTCCATAACTCACCTTcag GAAGGCTACTAACTGCACTTATATGTGAATATTTGGATTGGGCTCAATTAAACCACACACTTAAGGTGTATTTGCCAGAGTGTAACTTG CCAAAGGAGTCATGGAAATCTGAGCTAAAAGAATTCAGCAGCAAGAATGGATATGATCTTAACAGGAATGGTGACAGTGCTCCGTTGCTTTTGGATGTTCTTGAAGGATTCTTGAAATACGAG AACTTCTCTCAAGCAAAGGGTGCTGGATCTCTGTCCAACACTGAAGCTAGGAATGTTAGGAAGCCTTCTTCATCTTCAGTTGCCGGGGGGTTACCTCCGTTGGGAAG GCCAGGTTCTGCTGCGCAGTCATCTG ACAGAAGGGCAGGTTCATCTATATCCGGATATAGGAAAGATGAATACAACTGGAGATATGAAAATGAAGAGCTTTCGCAAGATGTAATGCTTGCCTCATCTGCCTTAGAAAACCTTCAATTGGACAGAAAAGCTCGGAACCTTACCACTTCATGGCG GCACAGAGGTGATGGCATTTCTGAGGATGATGG